A genomic segment from Limosilactobacillus sp. encodes:
- a CDS encoding AbrB family transcriptional regulator, whose product MKNDEVTIKKLPTASDWANLIKQTPVENVEIDANGHYDPKKSPDFHDWMVNG is encoded by the coding sequence ATGAAGAATGATGAAGTCACCATCAAAAAACTACCGACTGCATCAGATTGGGCGAACCTGATTAAACAAACTCCAGTCGAAAACGTTGAAATTGATGCAAATGGTCACTATGATCCGAAAAAGTCGCCGGATTTTCATGACTGGATGGTTAATGGCTAA
- a CDS encoding AraC family transcriptional regulator, with product MELDLSKQFIGMLEQSGINFSTLYQKAKLPISVGEELELNDEQYIQVMRVLDQELDDQQLLQLSNINNLQQFIPSFYAALASPDGITALERFARYKKVVGPVDVKLTKTPQEVTLSFTHQTEAIPRFMLLNEQILVVSLLRIGSGQEITPKKVKGPYRYGAVVENYLGIKGEFSADNQLVFSSHDLDQAFITENNIMWKYLKPSLDQELQNTANSAGTKEKVQQLLLDALPGNQATIEAVASQLGMSDRTLQRKLKEEGTTFKNVVTKVQKQLAQSYIRNGVNTDEIAYLVGYTETSSFLRAFKRWTGQTVGQFKLLASKA from the coding sequence ATGGAACTTGATCTAAGCAAGCAATTTATAGGGATGCTTGAGCAATCGGGAATAAACTTTTCGACGCTTTACCAAAAGGCTAAACTACCGATTAGCGTTGGAGAAGAGCTTGAGTTAAATGACGAGCAGTATATTCAAGTCATGCGAGTTTTAGATCAAGAACTTGATGATCAGCAGCTTCTCCAGCTAAGCAATATTAATAACTTGCAGCAGTTCATCCCGTCGTTTTATGCGGCCCTGGCTAGTCCGGATGGGATAACGGCCTTAGAGCGGTTTGCTCGCTATAAAAAGGTGGTGGGTCCGGTCGATGTGAAACTAACCAAGACGCCTCAAGAGGTGACTTTATCCTTTACGCACCAAACCGAAGCGATTCCGCGTTTTATGCTATTAAATGAGCAGATATTGGTGGTGAGCCTCTTACGAATTGGCAGTGGCCAAGAAATAACGCCAAAAAAGGTTAAGGGCCCGTACCGTTATGGCGCAGTGGTAGAAAATTATTTAGGGATTAAGGGTGAATTTTCGGCTGACAATCAATTAGTCTTTTCCAGCCATGACCTGGATCAGGCGTTTATAACAGAAAACAATATTATGTGGAAATACCTCAAACCGAGCCTCGACCAGGAACTGCAAAATACTGCCAATTCGGCGGGCACTAAGGAAAAGGTTCAGCAGCTTCTGTTAGATGCCCTGCCAGGAAATCAGGCTACAATTGAAGCGGTAGCGAGCCAGCTTGGAATGAGTGATCGAACCCTACAGAGGAAGCTAAAGGAAGAGGGGACCACTTTTAAGAATGTGGTAACCAAGGTGCAAAAACAATTGGCGCAGTCCTATATCCGGAACGGAGTCAATACCGACGAAATTGCCTATTTGGTGGGATATACCGAAACCTCTTCTTTTCTAAGAGCATTTAAGCGGTGGACGGGACAAACAGTGGGGCAGTTTAAATTATTGGCCAGCAAGGCTTGA
- a CDS encoding oxidoreductase, which yields MTKVVLLTGASSGIGHQTAQSLAQNGYKVYGAARRVKSMEDLNAAGIVPIQLDITLEDSIQAAVKEVIDREGRIDILINNAGYGSYGAVEDVTIEEAKRQFEVNLFGLAELTKAVLPYMRAQKSGKIINVSSMGGRLTTKFGAWYHATKYALEAFSDALRLETKAFGIDVILVEPGGIKTPWGFIAADNLRKSAQGGAYEQQARKTADSMTRQYSSNLLSSPKVIAKTMLKIANAKHPKARYLVGFGAKPFVFLHTILPTRAFDFIISKAS from the coding sequence ATGACAAAAGTAGTATTACTGACTGGTGCATCATCAGGGATTGGTCATCAAACCGCACAGAGTCTGGCTCAAAATGGTTACAAGGTCTACGGAGCCGCCCGGCGCGTTAAGTCGATGGAGGACTTAAATGCAGCCGGGATTGTTCCGATTCAGTTGGACATTACTCTGGAAGACTCTATCCAGGCAGCCGTTAAAGAAGTGATTGACCGCGAGGGACGCATTGATATCCTGATTAACAATGCGGGATACGGATCATATGGAGCGGTTGAGGATGTTACAATTGAGGAAGCCAAGCGGCAATTCGAGGTTAACCTTTTTGGCCTGGCCGAACTGACGAAGGCGGTATTGCCCTACATGCGTGCCCAGAAATCGGGGAAGATTATTAACGTTTCCTCCATGGGTGGCCGGTTAACCACCAAGTTTGGTGCCTGGTATCACGCCACCAAATATGCCTTGGAGGCTTTTTCCGATGCTTTACGGTTAGAAACCAAGGCATTTGGCATTGATGTTATTTTGGTTGAACCTGGTGGGATTAAAACCCCATGGGGATTCATTGCCGCTGATAATTTGCGCAAATCTGCTCAGGGCGGGGCCTATGAGCAACAAGCCCGCAAGACAGCAGATTCGATGACTCGCCAGTATTCCAGCAACCTGTTGTCGAGTCCTAAGGTGATCGCTAAAACCATGCTAAAAATCGCCAATGCCAAGCACCCGAAAGCGCGTTACTTGGTGGGCTTTGGAGCTAAGCCGTTTGTCTTTTTGCACACTATCTTGCCGACGCGAGCCTTTGATTTTATCATTTCAAAAGCATCTTAG
- a CDS encoding ammonium transporter — protein MFQVNTLFVMMASILVLLMTPGLAFFYGGLINRRHANNMLLTVFMMCGLAVILWIFVGYSLSFSGNHWGIVGNLHDILMIHVPVNTAIKTGIPVADYAMFMMMFAIITPAIFCGSIVGHGRFNFLVIFTICWSILVYYPLVHMVWTPHGLLARLGAVDFAGGLVVHVNAGITALILSAWLGRRKEVHSQHNNLSWVLIGTALLWIGWYGFNAGSALAVNDTAIQAMLTTTIACSTAMVTWMLLDRYRFNHVTLAGACNGAITGLVAITPGAGYVTLGGSMVIGILGAIISQSFITKIKPHLQIDDIVDAFGCHGISGIWGSIATGIFASHQINSHVENGLLFGGGLHLLLVQFLVTALIIVFLIVMDVILIKILVIIIPGSIDYTQLPAVRNSKGLQS, from the coding sequence TTGTTCCAGGTAAACACATTATTCGTGATGATGGCTAGTATTCTAGTATTGTTAATGACACCCGGTCTCGCTTTCTTTTACGGTGGTCTAATTAATCGACGTCATGCCAATAACATGCTGCTAACCGTCTTTATGATGTGTGGATTAGCTGTAATTCTCTGGATCTTTGTAGGTTACTCACTATCCTTTTCCGGCAATCATTGGGGGATAGTTGGTAATCTACATGACATTTTAATGATTCACGTTCCAGTTAATACGGCCATTAAAACCGGAATTCCCGTTGCTGACTACGCAATGTTTATGATGATGTTTGCCATCATTACCCCTGCCATCTTTTGTGGCTCAATCGTTGGACACGGTCGATTCAACTTTTTAGTAATCTTCACGATTTGCTGGTCAATCTTAGTTTATTATCCACTCGTTCATATGGTCTGGACACCCCACGGATTGTTGGCAAGGTTGGGGGCGGTCGATTTTGCAGGTGGACTAGTTGTTCACGTGAACGCGGGCATCACAGCCTTGATTCTTTCCGCCTGGTTAGGCCGGCGCAAAGAGGTTCATTCACAACACAATAATCTCTCCTGGGTCTTAATCGGCACGGCACTTTTATGGATTGGCTGGTATGGCTTTAATGCCGGGTCTGCTTTAGCCGTAAATGATACGGCAATTCAAGCAATGTTAACAACGACCATTGCCTGTTCAACCGCAATGGTTACCTGGATGCTTCTAGACCGCTATCGCTTTAACCATGTAACCCTAGCCGGCGCATGCAATGGCGCCATTACTGGATTAGTGGCTATTACTCCCGGCGCTGGCTATGTAACATTAGGCGGTTCAATGGTTATCGGGATCCTTGGCGCCATCATTAGTCAGTCTTTTATTACCAAGATCAAGCCCCATTTGCAAATTGATGATATTGTTGATGCATTTGGCTGCCATGGGATTAGTGGTATTTGGGGAAGCATTGCCACAGGTATTTTTGCTAGTCACCAAATTAATAGTCACGTAGAAAATGGGCTTTTATTTGGTGGTGGTCTCCATCTTCTCCTCGTTCAATTTTTGGTTACAGCGTTAATTATTGTCTTCCTCATAGTAATGGACGTTATATTAATCAAAATTCTCGTCATCATTATCCCTGGTTCAATTGATTACACTCAGTTACCGGCAGTGCGCAATAGCAAGGGCCTTCAAAGTTGA
- a CDS encoding GIY-YIG nuclease family protein, which produces MDAVYLYYYDKYKELAELKGQHVWECKIGRTETDPISRVLGQAGTCYPELPHIALILNCDNSSLMEKALHSILKVKGRWLSDSPGKEWFITSPEEVENLYLFMRQ; this is translated from the coding sequence ATGGACGCTGTGTATCTTTATTATTACGATAAATACAAAGAATTGGCTGAATTAAAAGGTCAGCATGTGTGGGAATGTAAAATTGGACGAACTGAAACAGATCCTATTAGTAGGGTTTTGGGACAGGCAGGTACTTGTTATCCTGAGTTACCTCATATTGCGTTGATTCTTAATTGCGACAATTCGTCTTTAATGGAGAAAGCGTTACATAGTATTCTCAAGGTAAAAGGTCGGTGGTTATCTGATTCTCCGGGTAAAGAATGGTTTATCACGTCACCGGAAGAGGTAGAGAATTTATATTTGTTTATGCGACAATAA
- a CDS encoding Abi family protein — MNSGSPKSFKTLDEQCDIIFDQRHLKVPSNECKKKSIGRLKNELIQKNYFDLVNGLEDVINVSDPKHKYYGDYSLDDLLGLYKLNEDLRQLLLANIGRFEISLKTSIAYHFSRHYPIWNDYRDPSHYKDITRNDREEVFYARFGYSIKYSGDNPKINQRDLFPFFVTDNVLRRKLRRKERYMSAYGGCPPLWVAIKILDFGQTHLMFTLLNATVAKEVLADFNLKPVERQEFESVLYVVNWLRNECAHFEMINKSRYHAKYPVDASLIKRLGLRTNRSRRNLNLFQVMCILDSIQEIKISFFNLIKQSRIPSRLKSSYLRSIGYWRQSNWPLPFDF; from the coding sequence GTGAATAGTGGTAGCCCCAAAAGTTTTAAAACTTTAGATGAACAGTGTGATATTATCTTTGATCAGCGGCATCTTAAAGTACCTTCAAATGAGTGTAAGAAAAAATCTATTGGTAGATTAAAGAATGAACTTATACAGAAAAACTATTTTGATTTAGTTAATGGCCTAGAAGATGTTATTAACGTATCAGATCCAAAGCATAAGTACTATGGAGATTATTCATTAGATGATCTATTAGGCTTGTACAAACTTAATGAGGACCTACGCCAATTGCTGTTAGCAAATATTGGTAGATTCGAAATTAGCTTAAAAACATCTATTGCATATCATTTCTCACGACATTATCCTATCTGGAATGATTATCGTGATCCGTCTCATTACAAAGATATTACCAGAAACGATCGTGAAGAAGTGTTTTATGCGAGATTCGGATATTCAATAAAGTATTCTGGTGATAATCCAAAAATAAATCAGAGAGACCTTTTTCCTTTTTTTGTTACCGATAATGTTTTGAGACGCAAGCTGAGACGTAAGGAAAGATACATGAGTGCATATGGAGGATGTCCACCTCTGTGGGTTGCAATAAAAATCTTGGATTTTGGACAAACTCATTTAATGTTCACATTATTAAACGCAACAGTCGCTAAGGAAGTCCTAGCTGACTTCAATCTTAAACCAGTAGAAAGACAGGAATTTGAAAGTGTCCTCTATGTGGTTAATTGGTTGAGAAATGAATGTGCACATTTTGAAATGATTAATAAAAGTAGATATCACGCTAAATACCCGGTAGACGCTTCTTTAATAAAGAGATTGGGATTAAGGACAAATAGGTCCAGACGGAATTTGAATCTTTTCCAAGTAATGTGTATTTTAGATTCGATCCAAGAAATTAAAATATCATTCTTTAATTTGATAAAACAAAGTCGAATACCAAGTCGACTAAAGTCCAGTTATTTAAGAAGTATAGGATATTGGCGTCAAAGCAACTGGCCATTGCCATTTGACTTTTAG
- a CDS encoding type I restriction endonuclease subunit R, which yields MSKGYLLEADVENLALDTLKQVGYDVYKSPSPTSPNPEIDAMRSNDHTVAILPTKVQTALRKLNPGYSDEIYKEAFRQIMRLANNPDMMVNNHYFHKLLIEGIRVKTTVKGENRTEVLYPIDFDHVENNEFIATNQFTFKGSNERRPDTTIFVNGLPVVTFEFKDASNPNVSIENGYRQLQTYKAEIPEYLKYNEILIASDGINSRAGSLTAGFDRFMRWRAPKNINTGDDLELETMIKYMLKPKDLLNLIENFIIFETDGDNTIKILAAYHQYYMVNKAVKAAKRTLVDPNDKRIGVVWHTTGSGKSLSMVFFASIVARKLNNPTMLVINDRNDLDDQLFDTFAAAHEFLRQTPEHAESRDELRKFMDKQSGGIVFSTIQKFSPDFDSGEKEMPVLTNRSDVIVIADEAHRSQYGLKAKFTNNGLRYGFAKYLRDALPNASFIGFTGTPISTADKSTVAVFGNYIDVYDITQAVNDHATVKIYYESHVFPLKLKSDAQAKYQQLLKEANLDDDPNLEENARRNREFSRLEALAGAQPRLESIAKHFVNHFEARQKETFGKAMIVEMSRRNAVRLYNEIIKLRPEWDSDDLNKGKIKVVMTSSAADGPEMAKFQTSKADRRVLQKRMKDNNDELQIVIVVDMWLTGFDVPSMNTMYIDKPMKGHNLIQAIARVNRVFKDKDSALIVDYIGIAENLKEALNVYSTEDQGQVGINMQKALALLKEKYDIITNDFLYGVDYSGFDSEDGAVRLKITRRVANEILGEDEETQQKFLDVVTELQKAYALTSTQPEAQAYGKEIAFFKTVKVFIQKLKQPTTPVGSGKHTDVKYQMQQLLDQSIISEPNVDIYNELGIKRQSIDLISDEFLQKVNSMPEQDVAITLLEKLLKGKIKAMIKSNKVTSEKFEDMLQKSIDEYNQRGITSEIVIRKLIDMAKKINAEQEKGKDLGLSQEEIAFYDALADHKKAVEVLGERKLHLIAQELVKLVKEEAGVDWEKRRNIQAKMRVAVKHLLRKYGYPPDIAPQAVNTVVEQAELMASDD from the coding sequence ATGTCAAAAGGTTATTTACTAGAAGCAGATGTTGAAAATCTGGCATTAGATACCTTAAAACAGGTTGGCTATGACGTTTATAAAAGCCCAAGCCCAACATCACCTAATCCAGAAATTGATGCTATGCGAAGTAATGATCATACGGTAGCTATTTTACCTACTAAGGTTCAAACTGCACTTCGTAAACTAAATCCAGGATACTCAGATGAAATTTATAAAGAAGCATTTCGGCAAATAATGCGGTTAGCTAATAATCCAGATATGATGGTTAATAATCATTATTTCCATAAGCTGTTGATCGAAGGTATTCGAGTTAAAACAACGGTTAAGGGTGAAAATAGGACTGAAGTTTTATATCCTATTGATTTTGATCATGTTGAAAATAATGAATTTATCGCTACCAATCAGTTCACCTTTAAGGGAAGCAATGAGCGGCGTCCAGATACCACTATTTTTGTGAATGGATTACCAGTGGTGACGTTTGAATTTAAGGACGCAAGTAATCCTAATGTTAGCATTGAGAATGGTTATCGACAGTTACAAACTTATAAAGCTGAAATTCCTGAATATCTGAAATATAATGAAATTTTGATTGCATCGGATGGTATTAATTCTCGAGCTGGATCTTTAACTGCTGGTTTTGATCGCTTTATGCGCTGGCGAGCACCAAAAAATATTAACACTGGTGATGATCTTGAATTAGAGACAATGATTAAGTACATGCTTAAGCCTAAGGATCTACTTAATTTAATTGAAAACTTCATTATTTTTGAAACTGATGGAGATAATACAATCAAGATTCTGGCGGCTTACCACCAGTACTACATGGTTAATAAAGCGGTTAAAGCAGCTAAACGAACACTTGTTGACCCTAATGATAAGCGTATTGGTGTGGTTTGGCATACTACTGGATCAGGTAAAAGTTTATCGATGGTGTTCTTTGCCAGCATTGTGGCTAGAAAGCTTAATAATCCAACGATGTTGGTAATCAACGATCGTAATGATTTAGATGATCAGTTATTTGATACGTTTGCCGCCGCACATGAATTTTTACGACAGACTCCAGAACATGCAGAATCTCGTGATGAACTTCGTAAATTTATGGATAAACAATCGGGGGGAATTGTTTTTTCAACTATTCAAAAGTTTTCACCAGATTTTGACAGCGGGGAAAAAGAGATGCCAGTTTTAACGAACCGTAGTGATGTAATTGTTATTGCAGATGAGGCGCATCGCTCTCAATATGGATTAAAGGCTAAATTCACTAATAATGGGTTACGATATGGCTTCGCTAAATACTTACGTGATGCTTTACCTAATGCATCATTCATAGGTTTTACTGGGACCCCAATTTCTACTGCTGATAAATCAACTGTTGCGGTCTTCGGTAATTATATTGACGTTTATGATATTACTCAGGCTGTTAATGACCATGCTACAGTCAAAATTTATTATGAGAGTCATGTATTTCCTCTAAAATTGAAGTCCGATGCACAGGCTAAGTATCAACAACTGCTAAAAGAGGCCAACTTAGATGATGATCCTAACTTAGAAGAAAATGCTCGACGTAACCGAGAATTCTCCCGTTTGGAGGCATTAGCTGGTGCTCAGCCGCGACTAGAAAGTATTGCTAAGCATTTTGTTAATCATTTCGAAGCACGACAAAAAGAGACTTTTGGCAAGGCAATGATTGTTGAAATGTCGCGTCGTAACGCAGTTCGTCTCTATAATGAAATCATCAAGTTACGCCCAGAGTGGGATAGTGATGACCTTAATAAAGGGAAAATCAAGGTTGTAATGACGTCTTCTGCGGCCGATGGTCCAGAAATGGCAAAGTTTCAGACCAGTAAAGCTGATCGTCGAGTCCTTCAAAAACGGATGAAAGATAATAATGATGAATTACAGATTGTTATCGTGGTTGATATGTGGTTGACAGGTTTTGACGTACCTTCGATGAATACTATGTACATTGATAAGCCGATGAAGGGACACAATTTAATTCAAGCTATTGCTCGTGTCAACCGGGTCTTTAAGGACAAAGATAGTGCCTTAATTGTGGACTACATTGGTATCGCTGAAAATCTGAAAGAAGCGCTGAACGTTTATTCCACAGAAGACCAGGGGCAAGTGGGTATCAATATGCAAAAAGCCCTAGCCCTTTTGAAAGAGAAATATGACATCATTACTAATGATTTCCTATATGGAGTTGATTACTCAGGGTTTGATTCAGAAGATGGAGCTGTTCGCTTAAAGATTACTCGGCGAGTTGCTAACGAGATTCTAGGTGAGGACGAGGAAACACAACAAAAGTTTTTGGATGTTGTGACTGAATTACAGAAAGCTTATGCTTTGACTTCAACTCAACCGGAAGCGCAAGCCTATGGCAAAGAGATTGCTTTCTTTAAGACGGTTAAGGTGTTTATTCAAAAACTAAAGCAACCAACTACGCCTGTCGGTTCAGGAAAACATACTGATGTTAAATATCAAATGCAACAGTTATTGGATCAGTCCATCATTTCTGAACCCAATGTTGACATCTACAATGAACTAGGCATAAAAAGACAAAGTATTGATTTAATTTCAGATGAATTCTTGCAGAAAGTTAATAGTATGCCGGAGCAAGATGTTGCAATTACCCTGTTGGAAAAATTACTTAAGGGTAAGATTAAAGCAATGATTAAAAGTAATAAAGTTACGTCCGAAAAATTTGAAGATATGCTCCAGAAATCAATTGACGAATATAATCAACGTGGGATTACCAGTGAAATTGTTATTCGTAAGTTGATTGATATGGCTAAAAAGATTAATGCAGAGCAAGAAAAGGGTAAAGACTTAGGACTTAGTCAAGAAGAAATCGCCTTTTATGATGCACTAGCTGATCATAAGAAAGCTGTCGAAGTTCTTGGAGAAAGGAAACTTCATTTGATTGCTCAGGAGCTAGTCAAGCTAGTTAAAGAAGAAGCTGGCGTTGATTGGGAAAAGAGACGTAATATTCAAGCTAAAATGCGTGTGGCTGTAAAACACCTTCTTAGAAAGTATGGTTATCCGCCTGATATTGCGCCTCAAGCAGTAAATACCGTGGTAGAACAGGCTGAACTGATGGCATCAGATGATTAA
- a CDS encoding restriction endonuclease subunit S, which translates to MFDKMYYESSSRIELMNFVSEMKSGDWGKAKSTDNFIKPATIIRGTDFCNVANGQKSDAPIRYLKTATIQKKHLIANDVLIEISGGSPTQSTGRSLLITDKLLNRYNTPVLGTNFTRLFRCETEENAVLFHSYINFLYNKNVFFNYENGTTGIKNLDYKSILKINVNDVQKHSLFPKYFSMYHFYESMKQHLGDESTVLTCLKEQLLRKFF; encoded by the coding sequence ATGTTTGACAAAATGTATTATGAATCATCATCAAGAATTGAGTTGATGAACTTTGTTTCTGAAATGAAATCTGGCGACTGGGGAAAAGCAAAATCAACTGACAATTTTATTAAACCGGCAACTATAATACGGGGAACTGACTTTTGCAATGTTGCAAATGGACAAAAATCCGATGCTCCTATTAGATATTTGAAAACAGCTACTATACAAAAGAAACATCTTATTGCAAATGACGTTTTAATAGAAATATCAGGCGGCTCGCCAACTCAATCTACAGGTAGATCGTTATTGATAACAGATAAATTACTAAATCGATATAATACCCCAGTGTTAGGTACTAATTTCACAAGATTGTTTAGGTGTGAAACTGAAGAAAACGCTGTACTTTTCCATAGTTATATTAATTTTCTCTATAACAAAAATGTTTTCTTCAATTATGAAAATGGAACAACCGGCATTAAAAACTTGGATTATAAGTCAATACTAAAAATTAATGTTAATGATGTTCAAAAGCACTCTTTATTTCCTAAGTATTTCTCAATGTATCATTTTTATGAATCCATGAAGCAACATTTAGGAGATGAATCCACAGTACTAACCTGCTTAAAAGAGCAACTTCTTAGGAAATTCTTTTAG
- a CDS encoding restriction endonuclease subunit S, with product MTKYRLDQIGKVIGGGTPSTRKKQYYANKGIAWITPKDLSGYSKMYISHGARDISQEGLDNSSAKLLPKDTVLVSSRAPIGYVALAANKITTNQGFKSIVPNTDIVLPKYLYYLMLTKKDELENVSSGSTFKEVSGRVMKGFEVDIPSLDKQANIIQKIEPITRKIELNYQINANLAA from the coding sequence GTGACTAAATATAGGTTAGACCAAATCGGTAAAGTGATTGGTGGTGGAACACCTTCCACAAGAAAAAAGCAATATTACGCAAATAAAGGAATTGCCTGGATAACTCCGAAGGATCTCAGTGGATATTCCAAAATGTATATTTCACATGGTGCCAGAGATATTAGTCAAGAAGGATTGGATAATTCAAGTGCTAAATTATTACCTAAGGATACAGTGTTAGTTAGCTCAAGAGCACCAATTGGATATGTTGCTTTAGCTGCTAACAAGATAACAACGAATCAAGGGTTTAAAAGTATTGTCCCAAATACCGATATAGTATTACCTAAATACCTATATTACTTAATGCTTACAAAAAAAGACGAACTTGAAAATGTATCTTCAGGTTCTACATTCAAAGAGGTCTCTGGAAGAGTAATGAAGGGGTTTGAGGTAGATATTCCGTCGCTTGATAAGCAAGCAAATATTATTCAAAAAATAGAACCGATAACCCGCAAGATCGAATTAAATTATCAAATAAATGCTAATTTAGCTGCCTAA
- the xerA gene encoding site-specific tyrosine recombinase/integron integrase — MNSIIDEIVQEMLRVLDNSQLIQLKRVLKKKLGNNTDSGPKKSNESYIADYLAAKQVEGCSEKTINYYQVTLKMMFSYLGKHVQKITTEDLRDYLGNYQQSRNSSRVTIDNIRRIFSSFFSWLEDEDVIIKSPVRRIHKVKSSAKVKDTYSDEDLERLRDHCNSERDVAMIDILASTGMRIGELVNLNQNDINFDERECVVLGKGNKQRIVYFDARSKIHLQNYLAKRKDANSALFVSLHAPHQRMSINGIENRLKSLGKKAGIAKVYPHKFRRTLATNAIDKGMPIEQVQKLLGHERIDTTLHYAMVKQSNVKIAHRRYIG, encoded by the coding sequence ATGAACTCAATTATTGATGAAATCGTACAAGAAATGTTAAGGGTTTTGGATAACAGTCAACTAATACAACTGAAACGGGTACTAAAGAAAAAACTTGGGAATAATACAGATAGCGGTCCTAAAAAAAGCAATGAATCTTATATTGCAGATTATTTAGCCGCTAAACAGGTTGAAGGATGTTCTGAAAAAACAATTAACTATTATCAAGTGACATTAAAGATGATGTTTTCGTATTTAGGGAAGCATGTTCAAAAGATTACTACTGAAGATTTACGTGATTACTTGGGTAATTATCAGCAATCTAGAAACTCCAGCCGAGTGACTATTGATAATATTAGACGAATTTTTTCTAGCTTTTTTAGCTGGCTGGAAGATGAAGATGTTATTATCAAAAGTCCTGTAAGACGGATTCATAAGGTTAAGTCATCAGCTAAAGTTAAGGATACTTATAGTGATGAAGATTTAGAAAGGCTGAGGGATCATTGTAATAGTGAGCGTGATGTTGCAATGATTGACATACTTGCTTCAACAGGTATGCGTATAGGTGAATTAGTTAACCTTAACCAAAATGATATAAATTTTGATGAGCGTGAATGTGTGGTATTGGGAAAAGGCAATAAGCAGCGAATAGTATATTTTGATGCTAGAAGCAAAATACATTTACAGAATTACTTAGCAAAGAGAAAAGATGCCAATTCTGCATTGTTTGTTTCTTTACACGCACCACATCAACGAATGAGTATTAATGGAATTGAAAATCGCCTTAAGAGTTTGGGTAAGAAAGCAGGGATAGCAAAAGTTTATCCTCACAAATTCAGAAGGACATTGGCAACAAATGCTATTGATAAGGGAATGCCGATTGAGCAGGTTCAAAAACTACTTGGACACGAAAGAATAGACACAACATTGCATTATGCAATGGTTAAACAAAGTAATGTAAAAATAGCTCACAGGAGGTATATAGGGTGA